The window TCTATCAGAGCCTTCACAGGATGACAGAGGGAGGCAAACGGATTCTCATCGCCCTGGCAGGGAATCATGATGCCCCCGAACATATAGAAGCTCCGGATGTACTGGCCCGGGAGTGCGGTATCTTCTTTATGGGATATCCCGAGAGTCAACCCGACGACATTCTCTTTGACTCGGGGCTGAGTGTTCGGTTTCCCGATCCGGGTATGATCATCCTGGAGGGGATGAAAGGGATAAAGGAAACGGTGAGAATCATCTGTACTCCCTATGCCAGCGAACCCCGGATGCGACACTATCTGGATGTGGAAGACAAGGAAGAAGCCCTGAGAAATGTGCTGACAAGACACTGGCAATCTCTGGCTGAAAAGTACTTTGATTCCAAAGGAATCAACCTGATGGCGGCTCATCTCTTTATGGGAAATTCTTCTGAACTGCTGACCGAGGAAGAACCGGAAGGAGAGAAATCAATTCTTCATCCCGGAGGCCTGGAACAGATCTTTAGTGAATCCTTGCCCCAAAACTGTCAGTATATGGCCCTGGGACACCTTCACAGGGGCTTTCCCATTTCAACAAGTCCCGTTCCGGCGGTGTATTCCGGCAGCCCGGGAGCCTACAGCCTGAGTGAAAAATCAGAGGACAAGTCGGTGGTTCTCATCGATGTCCAGCCGGGGAAAAAAGCAAAGTTCCACTTTCGTTCCCTGAAGAGCCCCTGGCCCCTCTATAGGAAGACTTTTACCTCAACAGAAGAAGCAGTAGACTGGCTCAAAGGGCATCCCTCGGGTTATGTGGAAATCACAATGAAAACCGAAGCCTACCTTTCGGGCACGGAGAAACAGAAAATTCTTCAGAGTCATGATCGGATTCTGGCCATCATCCCCGAACTGATATCCCGGGGAAAAGAAAGAGTTTCTGGCCCCATCAATTTTTCCGGAAAATCCATCCGGGAGGTATTCGGTGAGTATTACCGCAGCAGCAACCAGAACAGCCTCCCGGGAGAAGAGCTGATGACCTTGCTGGATGAAATTCTCAGCGGGAGGGATGAATGATTCCTCTTAAACTGACAATGGAAGGAGTCAACTCCTACAGAACCCGGCAGATCATAGATTTTCAGACCCTCAGCGAGGCAGGGATTTTTGGAGTCTTCGGTGCCGTGGGCAGTGGTAAATCGGCGGTACTGGAATCCATGACCTACGCCCTGTACGGCCAGATTGAACGACTCAATGACAAGGAGCAGAGGGGCTATAACATCATGAACCTCCAATCCTCCTCCCTGTTTATTGATTTTGAGTTCAGCCATAAAAAAGAGGACTACCGCTTTACCGTCTCTGCGAAAAGGAACAAGAAGGATTTTTCAAAGATCCAGAGTCCCGAACGGTCGGGGTATATCAGAAAATCGGGGGAGTGGGTGCCTCTTCCCGATGAGGGCATGAGAGGCGG of the Oceanispirochaeta sp. genome contains:
- a CDS encoding exonuclease subunit SbcD, whose amino-acid sequence is MKILHTSDWHLGKKLGNWSRLEEQKEILDEILEICREEKPDLILLSGDLYDSWNPPHEAIELLYQSLHRMTEGGKRILIALAGNHDAPEHIEAPDVLARECGIFFMGYPESQPDDILFDSGLSVRFPDPGMIILEGMKGIKETVRIICTPYASEPRMRHYLDVEDKEEALRNVLTRHWQSLAEKYFDSKGINLMAAHLFMGNSSELLTEEEPEGEKSILHPGGLEQIFSESLPQNCQYMALGHLHRGFPISTSPVPAVYSGSPGAYSLSEKSEDKSVVLIDVQPGKKAKFHFRSLKSPWPLYRKTFTSTEEAVDWLKGHPSGYVEITMKTEAYLSGTEKQKILQSHDRILAIIPELISRGKERVSGPINFSGKSIREVFGEYYRSSNQNSLPGEELMTLLDEILSGRDE